The Musa acuminata AAA Group cultivar baxijiao unplaced genomic scaffold, Cavendish_Baxijiao_AAA HiC_scaffold_1137, whole genome shotgun sequence genome segment CTTCTAGTGCTAACAAAAAGACCCTCTTTCGCATTTTCCATCGCTTGTTACCCGCAAATCATTAAGTTGTTACAACGCACAGGTTCCCATGAGAAACCCTAGAATCGAGAAAGAAGAATAAGTAGATCCATATTTACCCGGTCTTCCTCTCGAGGATGGCAGGGAACTGCATCTTGATGTAGGTGCAGGTGCAGATCACCAGCAGCACCACCGTCAGGAACGAGTGGAAATTGAACAGCGCCGACTGCGGGAGAGGGTAAGCACGGCATCGGCGTCAAAGATCCGCCACAAAACCCCCAAATTTAACCAAGATTGAgcgaagaaaagagaagaaagatgaatCCAAAGG includes the following:
- the LOC103999593 gene encoding uncharacterized protein LOC103999593, with amino-acid sequence MSALFNFHSFLTVVLLVICTCTYIKMQFPAILERKTGFRGFFWKAARIGERLSPWVAFGCFAMGISIIIF